In one Solanum dulcamara chromosome 1, daSolDulc1.2, whole genome shotgun sequence genomic region, the following are encoded:
- the LOC129877243 gene encoding auxin-responsive protein SAUR21-like: MGIKVTPFILSNRILRMSSTSGGIPKGHCAVYVGESQKKRFVVPVSYLSQPLFQDLLAQAEEEFGFDHPMGGLTIPCKEDVFFDLTSRLRRS, from the coding sequence ATGGGTATCAAAGTGACTCCATTTATTCTTTCTAATCGAATCCTAAGGATGTCTTCAACATCTGGTGGTATTCCAAAAGGACATTGTGCAGTATATGTAGGAGAGAGCCAGAAGAAGAGATTCGTCGTGCCAGTATCATACTTAAGCCAGCCTTTATTTCAAGACTTATTAGCTCAAGCTGAAGAAGAGTTTGGCTTTGATCATCCGATGGGTGGTCTCACGATACCTTGCAAAGAGGATGTGTTCTTTGATCTTACTTCCCGCTTAAGAAGATCATGA
- the LOC129876541 gene encoding auxin-responsive protein SAUR68-like: protein MISAKKLIKMARKWQKFAAKQRKRISFPRSKYNDAESCSTSSSIVGKGNFVVYTTDQKRFVVPLAYLQQEVIRQLLHMSEEEFGLPSDGPITLPCDAQFMNNIILLIERGVAADVQNALLVFVPSSRCSSASYLQEQQTPQLLVC from the coding sequence ATGATCAGTGCGaagaaactcatcaagatgGCAAGGAAATGGCAGAAGTTCGCAGCCAAGCAAAGGAAGAGAATTTCTTTTCCAAGATCCAAGTATAATGATGCAGAGAGTTGTAGCACATCATCTTCTATAGTTGGCAAAGGGAATTTTGTGGTATATACAACTGATCAGAAGCGATTTGTGGTTCCATTGGCTTATCTTCAACAAGAGGTAATCAGACAACTATTGCATATGTCTGAAGAAGAGTTTGGACTTCCAAGTGATGGCCCTATCACATTACCATGTGATGCACAGTTCATGAACAATATTATATTACTCATCGAAAGAGGTGTAGCTGCAGATGTACAAAATGCTTTGCTTGTTTTTGTACCTTCCAGTCGATGCTCATCAGCTTCATATCTTCAAGAACAACAAACCCCGCAATTGCTAGTTTGTTAA
- the LOC129876190 gene encoding auxin-responsive protein SAUR68-like: protein MICFHHQLQALSIQTPNCSSLPRKMEMLSAEKLIKMARRWKKFAAKQRKRISFPRSGRDVEGCSTSSSSIVEKGHFVAYTIDQRRYAFPLAYLENEVVRQLLNMSEEEFGPPSASPITLPCDSAFMDYIVSLIKKGVAAGDLHKALLLSIHSCCCSTSSLHQESRNQQILVY, encoded by the coding sequence ATGATATGTTTTCATCATCAACTACAAGCATTATCTATTCAGACACCAAATTGTTCTAGTCTTCCAAGAAAAATGGAAATGCTCAGCGCTGAGAAACTCATCAAGATGGCTAGGAGATGGAAGAAGTTTGCTGCCAAACAGAGAAAGAGGATTTCATTTCCGAGAAGTGGCAGAGATGTAGAGGGTTGCAGTACATCCTCATCCTCTATAGTTGAAAAGGGGCATTTTGTAGCCTATACAATTGATCAAAGGCGTTATGCATTTCCCTTGGCTTACCTTGAAAATGAGGTCGTTAGGCAACTTTTAAACATGTCTGAAGAAGAGTTTGGACCACCGAGTGCTAGCCCTATAACATTACCCTGTGATTCAGCCTTCATGGACTACATCGTTTCACTAATCAAGAAAGGTGTAGCTGCCGGAGATCTTCACAAAGCATTGCTCCTATCAATTCATTCATGTTGCTGTTCAACTTCTTCTTTGCACCAAGAAAGTCGAAATCAACAGATTCTTGTTTATTGA